The segment CCGGCTCCTGGCCTCGGGCGACCAGCTCGACGACGCCGACGCCGTGATCGTCGTCGCCGGCATGGAGGGCGCCCTGGCGTCGCTGGTGGGTGGGCTCACCGCCGCGCCGGTGGTCGCCGTGCCCACCAGCGCCGGCTACGGCACCAGCTTCGGGGGCATCACCGCGCTGCTGGCGATGCTGTCGTCGTGCGCGGCGGGGGTAATGGTCGTCGGCATCGACAACGGCTTCGGCGCCGCCTACGCCCTGCTGCGCATGTTCAACACCCGTCGCTGACCCCCTCCCCTCACCATGACGACCGTCGCGTGGTTCCACTGCTTCTCCGGCATCGCCGGCGACATGGCGCTCGGCGCGCTCGTCGACGCCGGGGCCGACCTGGACGAGGTGCGCGCGCTGGTGGAGCGACTGCCGGTGACCGACTGGGAGCTCGACGTCGAACCGGTGCTGCGCTGCGGCATCGCCGCCACCCAGGTGCACGTGCGGGCCACCGACCACGCCGTCGTCCGCACCGCGGCGCACATCACCGGCCTGGTCGAGGAGGCGCGCCTGCCGACGCCCGTGGCCGAGCGGGCGCTGGCCACCTTCCGGGCGCTCGCCGAGGTCGAGGGCCGCCTGCACCGGCGACCGCCCGAGCAGGTCCACTTCCACGAGGTGGGCGGGATCGACGCCATCGTCGACGTGGTGGGCACGTGCGCGGCCCTGCACGTCCTCGGCGTCGACGAGGTCCGCGCCAGCGCCGTCGCCCACGGCACCGGGATGATCCGCGCCGCCCACGGGCTGCTCCCCAACCCGCCGCCGGCCGTCGTGGAGCTGCTGCGGGGGGCGCCGACCTACGGCGTCGACCTGCCGCTGGAGCTCACGACCCCCACGGGCGCGGCGCTGCTGGCGGCCAACGTCACCGGCTGGGGACCGCTGCCGGCGATGCGGATCGAGGTGAGCGGGTTCGGGGCCGGGGCCCGGGAGCTGCACGGGCGGCCCAACGCCGTGCAGGTGGTGCTGGGCGAGGCCATGCCGGAGGGCGACGACGTGGGCCTGGCCCGGCCCGGTCAGCCGGTGGTGCTGCTGGAGGCCAACGTCGACGACGCCACCGGCGAGATCCTGGCCCACACCGTGCAGGCGCTGCTGGAGGCGGGAGCCCACGACGCCTGGGTGACGCCGGTGGTGATGAAGAAGGGCCGGCCGGCGCACGTGGTGAGCGCCCTGGTCGACCCGGCGCTGGCCGAGCAGGTGGGTCGCACGCTGGCCTCCGAGACCGGGTCGCTGGGCTTCCGGGGCGCCACGCTGGAGCGCTGGCCGTCGACCCGGCTGCTGCGCACCGTCGAGGTGGAGGGCCTACCCGTGCGGGTGAAGGTGAGCCCCGGCCGGCTCAAGGTCGAGCACGACGACGCCGCCTGGGTCGCCCGCCGCCGCGGCCTCCCCCTCCGCGAGGTCCTGTCCCGCGCCGAGGCCGAAGCCCGCGGCGACACCGATCCCCCCGAACCCCCGTCGACCCCCGCGTGACTCAGCCCGAGTCCTCGGTGGTCATCCGGCCAAGGCTCAGAGCAGGTCGTCTAACTCGCCGGACTTCGCTCCGGCGAGCAGGTCACGCCAGATCGAAGCCGACAGGGCCACGGCTCCGGCGTCAGGGGCCTTGCTGTCCCGCACGAACACGGTCTCGCCATCCGTAGCCAACTCGACACACGTGCCGTTCGTGCTGCTAAAGCTGGACTTTCGCCACTGCATCGGACTCCTCCCACAGGTGGCTGAACAGTCGCTGGTACTCCACGATCAGCCTAGGGTCTTCGTCGTAGCTCGGACCGCGCAAATTCTCCGTGGCAACCACGTAGGGCGCGTCCTCGTCCTCTCCGGTGAACAGGGTGAAGGACCCCGTCCCTGCAGCGTGGGCCCGTTTGTCGAGCGGCACTACTCGCACCTGCACGTTGGGTCGTCGTTCGCAGAGCATCCGGAGATGGTCGAGCTGGGGCGCCATGACAGCCTGGCCACCCGTGTCACGTAGAAGCACCGACGCATCGACGAGAGCGAAGAGGCGAAGGCGGTCGAGCACTCGCTGTCGCATCATGCGATGACTGACCCTGCGGGCGATCTCATCCGGTTCTGCGGGGTCCGGCCCCACGGACTCGACCTCGGCGGCGTACTCGGCCGTCTGCAGCAGACCCGGAAGGCTGATCGGCTGGTACGTGTGGAGCTCGGTCGCCCCCTGCTCCAGCGAAGCGAACAGCCGCAGCGTCTTGCGCACAACGTGTCCATTTGGTGTCCCTCTAATGGCGCGGCTCACGTCGTCAAGCGAGCGCCCGTAGATCCTGGCCAGCTTGGCCCGGAGCGCCATACGTGGCGCCGTTCTCCCTGACTCCATGCGGTAGATCGTGCGAACGCTCACGTCCAGCTGGTGAGCGAGCTGTTCAGGAGTCAGGCCCTTGGACTCTCGCCACTCCACGAGTTCCCTGCGCATGTAGGGGTCATCTCACGAAGAGTGTCTCTAACGTGTCGCTTTGGGCAGTGGTTCTGTCGGGCATTCTGTCGCATCCTCCCCCTCGGAGAGAGTCCGCCCCGGGAGCGACAACATGTCCCTACTCACAGATGCAGAAGCGGCCTATCGACAGCAACGAGCGCAAGCGAAGCTCGTTGGCGCCTTCCACCTGCGCCAGTCGTACAGACGCCTCTACGTACGAGTCGACCGCAACGACAGCATCGCCCTTGCCCGCCTAGCTGCCGTGAAGGACGAGCTGGTGATCCGCGGCGTGGAAGTTCCACATGTCGGCTGACAGATCATGACCGGCGTCACCCCGGAGGACATCGGGTTCTTCGTCAGCACGAAGACACCGGAACCCAAGCTCTGGTGCAAGGAATGCGGGCGGTTCACCGTCTGCGACCCGAGCATCCCGGGCCAGGTGGTCGAGCTCGAGCGGCTGCACGTCCACGGTCAGAGAGACGGCCGCTGGTCGTCGTAGGTCGTCCGGCCGGGTTGACTCGGCTGGACATGGACCGGCGCCGTCGGGCCTGGGGCGTCGCAGCGCTTCCACCGGGCTCGTCGGCGCCGGTCACCCAAGGTCCCGGGGACCGCGGCCAGGAACGCCCGACGCCACGGCGACCGCACGGTCGTTACGGCGCCGACGAACCGAAACGGTCGCCCGACGCCGCACCTACCGCTCGGCCAGCACACGCGGCGGCGCCGACGAACCGAAACGGTCGCCCGACACCGCAACGATGACGACAGCCCGACAACACCACCCGGGGACCCGACCGCGGCTGAGAAGGCGCCAACTGAACGGCATTGCGCCTGTGACGCGGGTCAGGCGGCGGGTTGCGCGGGCTGGCGGGGGGAGGTGACGAGGGTGGGGCCCTCGACGCCGCAGTGGAAGCGGCCGACGTGGTCGGCCGGCTCCTCGGGGCGGTCGCCCCGGGACGGGTTGCGGATCGTGAGCGCGCCGACGACGCCACCCACCGCCACGATGCCGGCGGCGATGAGCATGCCGGTGCGGAAGCCGTCGGAGAACGCGGCACCGTCGCGGTAGGAGTTGCCCGAGATGCCCGCCAGCAGCGGTACCACCGCCACCGCAGCGAGCTGGCTGGCCCGGGCCACCGTGGTGTTCACGCCCGACGCCACCCCGGCGTGGGCCTCGTCGATCGCCCCCAGGGCCGTCGACGTGAGCGGCGCCACCGTCGCCGCCAGGCCGAGGCCCGCCACCAGCACCGGCGGCAGCACCGCGGCGAGGTACGAGTCGCCGGCGTCGATGGTCGACATCAGCGCCAGCCCGAGCGCCAGCACCAGCGGCCCGGCGCTCATCTGCAGGCGGGGCCCGATGCGGTCGGCCAGCTGACCCGACCGCGACGACAGCGCCAGCATGATCACCGTGATCGGCAGCGTCGCGGCCCCGGCCTCGAGCGCCGAGTAGCCCATCGCCTGCTGGAGCTGCACCACCAGCAGGAAGAACACCACGCCGAGCCCGGCGTACACCGACACCGTCACCAGGTTGGCCGCCCGGAACTGGGCGTTGCCGAAGATCGCCGGCGGCAGCATCGGGTGCCGTTCCCGCAGCTCGACCACAGCGAACGCCACCAGGCACAGCACGCCCAGCGCCAGCGGCAGCAACACGACCGCCGCGCCCCAGCCGTTGTCGCCCGCCGCGATCAGGCCCCAGTTGAGCGCCCCGAGGGCCAGGCACACCAGCACCGCGCCCGGCACGTCGACCTTGCGCACGGCAGCGGGGTTCTTCGACTCGGGCACGTGCCGCAGCGTCACCAGGATCACCACCACGGCCAGCGGCAGGTTGATCAGGAACACCGCCCGCCACGAGCCGGAGTCGACCAGCCAGCCGCCCAGGAACGGCCCGATCGCCGAGGCCACGCCGCTCAGGCCCGACCAGGCGCCGATGGCGCGCGAGCGGTCCCCGGGTCGGAACGACGCCTCGAGGATCGCCAGGCTGCCCGGCGTGAGCAACGCCCCGCCGACGCCCTGCACCACCCGGGCCACCACCAGCAGCGTGGCGCTGGGGGCGATGCCGCAGGCCAGCGACGCCACCGCGAACACCACCACGCCTACGAGGAACACGAGCCGGCGGCCGAAGATGTCGCCCAGCGAGCCGCCCAGCAGGATCAGCGCCGCGGTGGCCAGCAGGTAGCCGTTGACGATCCACTGCAGCCCGGCGAGGTCGGTGTCGAGGTCCTCGCCGATGTGGGGCAGGGCGACGTTGACGACGGTGGAGTCGAGGAACGCCATGCCCGAGGCGCCCACGGTGGCCAGCAGCACCCAGCGAGCGCGGGCGGACCCGAACGTGAGTTGGGTGTCGGCGGCGGGCGGAGAGAGGCTCAGACCCGGATGAGGCTAGCGGGCTGCCCCGGAGGCGAACCGCTGGAGCACCCGGGCCGCCAGGCGCTCGGCCCAGAACCGGGTGGGCGAGCCGTCCGGGGCGTCGATCAGCACGTAGAAGGCCCGGCCGTGGCCCAGGACGTAGAGCAGGCCGTCCTGGTAGCGGGCGCTCTCGCCGAGATCGACGTCCTCGGCCCGGCCCAGCAGGGCGACCATCCAGTCGTACCAGCGGCGGGCGTCGAAGGGGGTGCGCTCGTCGGCGGCGTGGCCCACGTGGATGCTGAACGACCAGCGCCGATCCGCACCTCCGCCCGAGGCCTCGAAGCGGACGCCGAGGTCGTCGTCGGAGTAGGTGAGCGACGGGCCGCCGACCGGCAGGCCGGTGATGGCGACCACCTCGTCGTGGGTCACGAGGGAGTAGGGGTCGGGGGCGCCGAGCGACATGGCGCGGCGGGCCACCTCGATGTCCTGGGGCTGCAGGTCAACGCCGTGGACACCGTGCGCCGACCGATCGTGGCCCACGCCCTGGGCGACGATGTTGGCCCTGGCCGCCTCCGCAGCCTCCCTGAACCGGTCGTCCCCGAATCCCACGGCGGTGACATTAGCCCTGGTCCCCACCAGGGGAGGAGCACCTGACCACCCCGGCTCAGATCAGGTAGGCGAGGTTCGACAGCACCTGCTCCGCCAGCTCGTGATCCCCCTCGGTCACGGTGGCAGAACGCACCCACGGGTGGTCCCAGGGACGGCGCCCGCCGACGACCCGGCAGAAGGTGGCGCCTGGCATGGTGACGATCAGGTCGGGCTCGCCGGACATCCAGTCGACGACCCGCGCCTTGTCGCCCACCTCGATGTCCCAGCGGTGCGACATCGGGCCCTTCAGGTCGATCCGGGCCGTGGTGCCGGAGGGCAGCGCGGCCTTCTTGCCCACCACGTAGCCGATCGCGGCGGTGATCTCGTCGAGCACCACCTGGGGCGCCAGGCCGTCGAGGTGGCCGGGCCGGCCGATCGCCTCGCGCACGTCCTGCTCGTGGAACCACTGGTCCATCACCCGGATGCGCATGTAGCGGCCGTAGGTGTCCTCGCCGGCGGGGGTCCACGCCAGGGCGTCGAAGACCGCCTGGTCCATCTGGGCCAGCGCGGCCCGGCGCTCGGTCACCACCTCGCCGAGGTCGCCCAGCAGCTCGGAGCCCGAGCGCTCGCTGTACGACAGCACCCACGTCTCGTTGAAGCGGCCCATGTCGTTGCGGACGTGGGGCAGGTTGGGCGGCAGGCTCACGTCGGGCGTGGGCCGGCCCAGGAGCATCGATTCGGTGCCGACGATGTGGGCGTAGATGTCCTTCACCGTCCAGCCGGGCAGGTCGGTGGACTGCCGCCAGTCGGCGCCGTCCATCTCGACCGCCAGCGCCACCAGGGCGTCCCACTCCTCGTCGAGCGCGTTCAAGATGTGGCGCCGGTCGAGGATGGTGAGGGTCCTCACGATCGGTGCTCGGGGCCGGTCAGCTCGTCGGCGAAGGCGGCCAGCGAGTCGACGTGGCGGTGGTCGTGGTTCGGGCAGATGTGGAGCGGGTCGACGTGGACGGCGTGCATGCCGACCGCCGCGGCCCCGTCGGCGTCGAAGAGGCCGCTGTCGCCGATGTGGCAGATCCGCTCGGGTGGGAGGCCGAGGCCGGCGGCGGTGGCCAGGAACGTGGCCGGGTCGGGCTTGTGCTTGCCGAGCACCCCGGAGTCGGTGATCACCTCGACGGGGACGCCCGGGCCGGGGCCGACCTGGAGG is part of the Acidimicrobiales bacterium genome and harbors:
- the larC gene encoding nickel pincer cofactor biosynthesis protein LarC, with the translated sequence MTTVAWFHCFSGIAGDMALGALVDAGADLDEVRALVERLPVTDWELDVEPVLRCGIAATQVHVRATDHAVVRTAAHITGLVEEARLPTPVAERALATFRALAEVEGRLHRRPPEQVHFHEVGGIDAIVDVVGTCAALHVLGVDEVRASAVAHGTGMIRAAHGLLPNPPPAVVELLRGAPTYGVDLPLELTTPTGAALLAANVTGWGPLPAMRIEVSGFGAGARELHGRPNAVQVVLGEAMPEGDDVGLARPGQPVVLLEANVDDATGEILAHTVQALLEAGAHDAWVTPVVMKKGRPAHVVSALVDPALAEQVGRTLASETGSLGFRGATLERWPSTRLLRTVEVEGLPVRVKVSPGRLKVEHDDAAWVARRRGLPLREVLSRAEAEARGDTDPPEPPSTPA
- a CDS encoding DUF397 domain-containing protein, producing the protein MATDGETVFVRDSKAPDAGAVALSASIWRDLLAGAKSGELDDLL
- a CDS encoding maleylpyruvate isomerase family mycothiol-dependent enzyme — translated: MRTLTILDRRHILNALDEEWDALVALAVEMDGADWRQSTDLPGWTVKDIYAHIVGTESMLLGRPTPDVSLPPNLPHVRNDMGRFNETWVLSYSERSGSELLGDLGEVVTERRAALAQMDQAVFDALAWTPAGEDTYGRYMRIRVMDQWFHEQDVREAIGRPGHLDGLAPQVVLDEITAAIGYVVGKKAALPSGTTARIDLKGPMSHRWDIEVGDKARVVDWMSGEPDLIVTMPGATFCRVVGGRRPWDHPWVRSATVTEGDHELAEQVLSNLAYLI
- a CDS encoding helix-turn-helix transcriptional regulator — encoded protein: MRRELVEWRESKGLTPEQLAHQLDVSVRTIYRMESGRTAPRMALRAKLARIYGRSLDDVSRAIRGTPNGHVVRKTLRLFASLEQGATELHTYQPISLPGLLQTAEYAAEVESVGPDPAEPDEIARRVSHRMMRQRVLDRLRLFALVDASVLLRDTGGQAVMAPQLDHLRMLCERRPNVQVRVVPLDKRAHAAGTGSFTLFTGEDEDAPYVVATENLRGPSYDEDPRLIVEYQRLFSHLWEESDAVAKVQL
- a CDS encoding DHA2 family efflux MFS transporter permease subunit, which produces MLLATVGASGMAFLDSTVVNVALPHIGEDLDTDLAGLQWIVNGYLLATAALILLGGSLGDIFGRRLVFLVGVVVFAVASLACGIAPSATLLVVARVVQGVGGALLTPGSLAILEASFRPGDRSRAIGAWSGLSGVASAIGPFLGGWLVDSGSWRAVFLINLPLAVVVILVTLRHVPESKNPAAVRKVDVPGAVLVCLALGALNWGLIAAGDNGWGAAVVLLPLALGVLCLVAFAVVELRERHPMLPPAIFGNAQFRAANLVTVSVYAGLGVVFFLLVVQLQQAMGYSALEAGAATLPITVIMLALSSRSGQLADRIGPRLQMSAGPLVLALGLALMSTIDAGDSYLAAVLPPVLVAGLGLAATVAPLTSTALGAIDEAHAGVASGVNTTVARASQLAAVAVVPLLAGISGNSYRDGAAFSDGFRTGMLIAAGIVAVGGVVGALTIRNPSRGDRPEEPADHVGRFHCGVEGPTLVTSPRQPAQPAA